The following coding sequences lie in one Apteryx mantelli isolate bAptMan1 chromosome 6, bAptMan1.hap1, whole genome shotgun sequence genomic window:
- the MSTN gene encoding growth/differentiation factor 8, translating to MQKLAIYVYIYLFMLISVDPVALDDSSQPTENAEKDGLCNACTWRQNTKSSRIEAIKIQILSKLRLEQAPNISRDVIKQLLPKAPPLQELIDQYDVQRDDSSDGSLEDDDYHATTETIITMPTESDFLAQMEGKPKCCFFKFGSKIQYNKVVKAQLWIYLRQVQKPTTVFVQILRLIKPMKDGTRYTGIRSLKLDMNPGTGIWQSIDVKTVLQNWLKQPESNLGIEIKAFDENGQDLAVTFPGPGEDGLNPFLEVRVTDTPKRSRRDFGLDCDEHSTESRCCRYPLTVDFEAFGWDWIIAPKRYKANYCSGECEFVFLQKYPHTHLVHQANPRGSAGPCCTPTKMSPINMLYFNGKEQIIYGKIPAMVVDRCGCS from the exons ATGCAAAAGCTAGCAATCTATGTTTATATTTACCTGTTCATGCTGATTTCAGTTGATCCGGTGGCTCTTGATGATAGTAGTCAGCCAACAGAGAATGCTGAAAAAGATGGACTGTGCAATGCTTGTACATGGAGACAGAATACAAAATCTTCCAGAATAGAAGCCATAAAAATTCAAATCCTCAGCAAACTGCGCCTGGAACAAGCTCCTAATATTAGCAGGGATGTTATTAAACAACTTTTACCCAAAGCTCCTCCGCTACAGGAATTGATTGATCAGTATGACGTCCAGAGAGATGATAGTAGTGATGGTTCTTTGGAAGATGATGACTATCATGCCACAACTGAAACTATTATCACAATGCCTACAGAGT CTGATTTTCTTGCACAAATGGAGGGAAAACCAAAATGTTGCTTCTTTAAGTTTGGCTCTAAAATACAATATAACAAAGTAGTAAAGGCTCAATTGTGGATATACTTGAGGCAAGTCCAAAAACCTACAACAGTGTTTGTGCAGATCCTGAGACTTATTAAACCCATGAAAGACGGTACAAGATATACTGGAATTCGATCTTTGAAACTTGACATGAACCCAGGCACTGGTATTTGGCAGAGTATCGATGTGAAGACAGTGCTGCAAAATTGGCTCAAACAGCCTGAATCCAATTTAGGCATCGAAATAAAAGCTTTCGATGAGAATGGACAAGATCTTGCTGTAACTTTCCCAGGACCAGGTGAAGATGGATTG AATCCATTTTTAGAGGTCAGAGTTACAGACACACCAAAAAGATCCCGCAGAGATTTTGGCCTTGACTGTGATGAGCACTCAACAGAATCCCGATGTTGTCGCTACCCGCTGACAGTGGATTTTGAAGCTTTtggatgggactggattatagcACCTAAAAGATACAAAGCCAATTACTGCTCTGGAGAATGTGAATTtgtatttttacaaaaatatccACACACTCATCTTGTACACCAAGCAAATCCTAGAGGTTCGGCAGGCCCCTGCTGCACACCTACCAAGATGTCCCCAATAAATATGCTGTATTTCAatggaaaagaacaaataataTATGGAAAAATACCAGCTATGGTAGTGGATCGTTGTGGGTGCTCATGA